A single genomic interval of Camelina sativa cultivar DH55 chromosome 11, Cs, whole genome shotgun sequence harbors:
- the LOC104723837 gene encoding dirigent protein 18-like — protein sequence MTKQSPVSLSASIFLIVSLFTATTALNPAPEDPIFELYMHDILGGSSPTARPITGLLGNIYNGQVPFAKPIGFVPPENSVAIPNANGALPTVNGINGIPLGTGLSGTAFSGQNLNGIQTQLGPDGLSLGFGTITVIDDIITSGPDLGSQPLGKAQGVYVASSADGSTQMMAFTVMLEGGEYNDNLNFYGIYRIGSTMSHLSVTGGTGRFKNACGFAEVRPLIPAGQHFVDGAEMLLRIIVHLKY from the coding sequence ATGACCAAACAATCACCAGTCTCACTTTCAGCATCAATCTTTCTCATAGTTTCTCTCTTTACTGCAACAACTGCACTCAATCCTGCGCCAGAAGACCCAATTTTCGAATTGTACATGCACGATATACTTGGCGGAAGCAGTCCTACAGCAAGACCCATTACTGGTTTGCTTGGAAACATCTACAACGGTCAAGTACCATTTGCTAAGCCTATCGGTTTCGTTCCACCCGAAAACAGTGTAGCCATACCTAATGCAAACGGCGCTTTGCCAACGGTTAACGGTATTAACGGTATTCCGTTAGGTACCGGTTTGTCTGGAACAGCGTTTTCTGGTCAGAATCTGAACGGGATTCAGACACAGTTGGGTCCTGATGGTTTGAGTCTTGGGTTCGGAACGATCACGGTGATTGACGACATAATCACATCCGGTCCTGACTTGGGGTCACAGCCACTTGGTAAGGCTCAAGGGGTTTACGTTGCCAGCTCGGCCGATGGAAGTACACAGATGATGGCTTTCACAGTTATGCTTGAAGGTGGAGAGTACAATGATAATCTCAATTTCTATGGGATTTATAGGATTGGAAGCACCATGTCACATCTGTCTGTGACTGGAGGAACCGGTAGGTTTAAGAACGCTTGCGGGTTCGCAGAGGTTAGGCCGTTGATTCCTGCAGGGCAACACTTTGTTGATGGAGCAGAGATGCTGTTGAGGATCATTGTCCATCTAAAATACTGA
- the LOC104723838 gene encoding GDT1-like protein 2, chloroplastic, whose translation MKVTSLSKNANSAAAIAVSSIRKLPFLSVSESLPCPKLSIKPTFLPLRCRRRPKFDLLWGKFRVGASNAGVGSGSYSGGEEDGSQSSSLDQSPASSSESLKPQGPFPYSLSIALVLLSCGLVFSLITFVKGGPSSVLAAVAKSGFTAAFSLIFVSEIGDKTFFIAALLAMQYEKTLVLLGSMGALSLMTILSVVIGKIFKSVPAQFQTTLPIGEYAAIALLMFFGLKSIKDAWDLPPAEFKNGEETGIELGEYSEAEELVKEKASKKLTNPLEILWKSFSLVFFAEWGDRSMLATVALGAAQSPWGVASGAIAGHLVATLLAIIGGAFLANYISEKLVGYVGGALFLVFAAATFFGVF comes from the exons ATGAAGGTCACAAGCTTGAGCAAGAATGCTAACTCCGCAGCAGCTATAGCGGTATCTTCAATAAGAAAACTCCCATTCCTCTCTGTGTCTGAATCGTTGCCTTGTCCGAAGCTTTCAATTAAACCCACGTTTCTTCCTT TGAGATGTAGACGGAGACCAAAGTTTGATTTACTTTGGGGAAAATTTAGAGTTGGTGCATCAAATGCTGGAGTTGGATCCGGCAGCTATAGTGGTGGTGAGGAGGATGGATCTCAAAGTAGTTCTCTTGATCAATCTCCTGCCAGTTCATCAGAAAG CTTAAAACCTCAGGGGCCATTCCCTTACTCTTTGTCAATAGCACTTGTACTACTAAGTTGCGGTTTGGTATTTTCTCTAATCACTTTTGTGAAAGGAGGACCATCCTCAGTTCTAGCAGCAGTAGCAAAGTCAGGCTTTACAGCAGCCTTCTCACTGATATTTGTTTCCGAGATTGGAGACAAG ACATTTTTTATTGCGGCTTTGTTGGCCATGCAGTATGAGAAAACACTG GTCCTTTTAGGTTCAATGGGAGCTTTATCTTTGATGACTATCTTATCGGTTGTTATTGGCAAGATCTTTAAATCTGTGCCTGCTCAGTTTCAGACAA CACTACCAATAGGAGAATATGCTGCTATTGCGCTTCTCATGTTCTTTGGATTGAAATCTATTAAGGATGCATGGGATCTTCCACCAGCGGAATTCAAGAATGGTGAGGAAACCGGTATCGAACTTGGTGAATATTCTGAAGCTGAGGAACTCGTTAAAGAGAAGGCGTCCAAGAAGCTCACAAACCCACTTGAGATCCTGTGGAAATCATTCAGCCTCGTGTTCTTTGCA GAATGGGGAGATCGGTCAATGCTTGCAACTGTTGCGCTTGGTGCTGCACAG TCTCCATGGGGAGTTGCGAGCGGAGCTATTGCTGGACACTTAGTGGCAACATTGCTTGCAATCATAGGCGGCGCGTTCCTTGCCAACTATATCTCTGAGAAACTG GTGGGCTATGTGGGTGGGGCTCTCTTCTTAGTCTTTGCTGCAGCCACATTCTTTGGAGTGTTCTGA